A section of the Cinclus cinclus chromosome 27, bCinCin1.1, whole genome shotgun sequence genome encodes:
- the PI16 gene encoding peptidase inhibitor 16, with the protein MLSSGLPPVLLVLSMLELSWSLSDEEKKIILDEHNKYRSQVSPPAMAMMKMTWDMELEALAQSYAEKCIWDHNKERGRRGENLFAMAPTLELEFAVEDWNGEEKFYNLTTSTCVPGQMCGHYTQVVWSNTHQIGCGAHFCEKIDGIETENMHLLVCNYYPPGNMKGKKPYVEGPSCTTCPMGTVCVNNLCAGALDTEELETNSDQTSVDLPKDGVHRICLGLSPLLLPSAILVGLLL; encoded by the exons ATGCTGAGCTCAGGTCTTCCTCCTGTTCTCCTGGTGCTCTCaatgctggagctgagctggtccCTGAGTGATGAAGAAAAGAAGATCATCTTGGATGAACATAATAAATATCGCTCCCAGGTCTCTCCTCCTGCCATGGCTATGATGAAGATG ACCTGGGACATGGAGCTGGAGGCCCTTGCTCAATCCTATGCAGAGAAATGCATCTGGGACCACAACAAGGAGAGGGGCCGACGGGGAGAAAACCTCTTTGCTATGGCTCCAACCCTGGAACTAGAATTCGCCGTGGAAGACTGGAATGGGGAGGAGAAATTCTACAACTTGACAACATCCACGTGTGTCCCTGGGCAGATGTGTGGCCACTACACCCAG GTGGTCTGGTCAAACACACATCAGATCGGCTGTGGGGCACATTTTTGTGAGAAGATCGATGGAATTGAAACAGAGAACATGCACCTGCTTGTTTGCAACTATTATCCCCC GGGTAACATGAAAGGCAAAAAGCCCTACGTGGAAGGACCCTCATGTACAACATGTCCCATGGGCACAGTCTGTGTGAACAACCTCTGTG CAGGTGCCCTGGACACAGAAGAACTGGAGACAAACTCGGACCAGACAAGTGTGGATCTGCCCAAAGATGGAGTCCACAGAATCTGCTTGGGGCTTTcgcccctcctcctccccagtgcCATCCTGGTGGGCCTTCTGCTCTGA